In the genome of Magnolia sinica isolate HGM2019 chromosome 2, MsV1, whole genome shotgun sequence, one region contains:
- the LOC131232404 gene encoding transcription termination factor MTERF4, chloroplastic: MNSLLRKRTLNSFSNPNVSIQISRKHASIFLSIDSSRKPHSLDIKPPKTTQISKPSFDDCLYPTQSIEFHENLQIPCIKPRQTTQISKPRFRNRSYSTQSIGIYGSRQNESIKPHQKTQNSKSRFQNLLCWTQSRKLHEKPQIPSTNFSKTTQISRPMLQNRVFSTQSSKFPEYEMPSVTWGVIQGRKEKLVSRVIICDYLKSLGIIPDELEHLELPSTVEVMKERVEFLQKLGLTIDDMNEYPLMLGCSVRKNTIPVLGYLEKIGIQRSKLGEFIKNYPQVLHASVVVELVPVVKFLRGLDVEKQDIPYVLQKYPELFGFKLEGTMSTSVAYLVSIGVSPRDIGPMVTQYPYFLGMRVGTTIKPIVDYLVSLGIPKKVLARMLEKRAYILGYDLEETMKLNVDCLLSFGIRRESIASVVTQYPQILGLPLKAKLSSQQYFFNLKLKIDPEGFARAIEKMPQIVSLNQNVILKPVEFLRGRGISVDDVAKMIVKCPQLVTLRVELMKNSFYFFKSEMKRAMQELVEFPEYLTYSLESRIKPRYQRLASKGIRCSLAWFLNCSDQRFEERLQADFIEMESVGPSFCMGGKLEMPGSELVSDEEDESDNEVLYRRTVSL; the protein is encoded by the coding sequence ATGAACTCTCTGCTTCGGAAAAGAACTCTAAATTCCTTCTCAAATCCAAATGTCTCCATACAAATCTCTCGTAAACATGCTTCAATCTTCCTTTCCATCGATTCCTCCCGAAAACCCCACAGTCTAGACATCAAACCCCCCAAAACAACCCAAATTTCAAAACCCAGTTTCGATGATTGCTTATATCCAACACAATCTATTGAATTCCATGAAAATCTTCAAATTCCATGCATAAAACCCCGCCAAAcaactcaaatttcaaaacccaGATTCCGAAATCGCTCATATTCAACACAATCAATCGGAATCTATGGAAGTCGCCAAAATGAATCCATCAAACCCcaccaaaaaacccaaaattcGAAATCCAGGTTCCAAAATCTGTTATGTTGGACTCAATCTAGAAAACTCCATGAAAAACCCCAAATTCCATCAACCAATTTCTCCAAGACAACCCAAATTTCAAGACCCATGCTTCAAAATCGTGTCTTTTCTACCCAATCAAGTAAATTCCCTGAATATGAAATGCCGTCCGTCACTTGGGGCGTAATCCAAGGCCGAAAGGAGAAGCTTGTCTCTCGCGTCATCATCTGCGATTACCTGAAATCTCTCGGAATCATCCCTGATGAATTAGAACACCTTGAGCTGCCATCGACGGTTGAAGTCATGAAAGAAAGAGTTGAGTTCCTACAAAAATTAGGCCTGACAATTGATGACATGAATGAATACCCCCTAATGCTAGGCTGCAGTGTCAGGAAGAATACGATCCCGGTTCTGGGCTATTTGGAGAAAATTGGAATTCAGAGGTCGAAGCTCGGAGAATTCATCAAGAACTACCCTCAGGTCCTCCATGCGAGCGTTGTCGTTGAGCTCGTCCCTGTTGTGAAATTCCTCCGTGGTCTAGATGTCGAGAAACAGGACATTCCCTATGTGCTGCAGAAATACCCAGAGCTATTTGGGTTCAAGCTCGAGGGCACGATGAGCACTTCCGTTGCGTATTTGGTCAGTATCGGTGTGAGCCCGAGAGATATTGGGCCAATGGTCACACAGTACCCATACTTCCTGGGCATGCGGGTGGGGACCACAATCAAGCCCATCGTGGATTACTTGGTTTCATTGGGAATCCCGAAGAAGGTCTTGGCTCGAATGTTGGAGAAGCGGGCATACATCCTTGGGTACGATTTGGAGGAGACGATGAAATTGAATGTGGATTGTTTGCTTAGTTTTGGTATTAGACGGGAATCGATCGCTTCGGTTGTCACGCAATACCCACAAATTCTTGGCCTGCCTTTGAAAGCGAAGCTTTCTTCTCAGCAGTACTTCTTCAACTTGAAGCTTAAGATTGATCCAGAAGGTTTCGCTCGGGCGATAGAGAAGATGCCTCAGATTGTTAGCCTTAACCAGAATGTTATTTTGAAGCCAGTCGAGTTTCTTCGTGGGCGGGGGATATCGGTCGATGATGTGGCAAAGATGATTGTTAAATGCCCACAATTGGTCACTCTTCGAGTTGAGCTCATGAAGAACAGCTTCTACTTTTTTAAGAGTGAGATGAAACGGGCGATGCAAGAGCTGGTGGAGTTTCCAGAATACTTAACTTATAGCTTGGAGTCAAGGATCAAGCCTCGGTATCAGAGGTTGGCCAGTAAGGGGATTAGGTGTAGTTTGGCATGGTTCCTTAACTGCAGTGATCAGAGGTTTGAAGAGAGGTTACAGGCTGATTTTATCGAAATGGAGAGTGTGGGGCCATCATTTTGTATGGGTGGAAAGTTGGAGATGCCGGGGAGCGAGCTTGTGTCGGATGAAGAGGATGAGAGCGATAATGAAGTACTCTATAGACGGACTGTATCTCTTTAG